A genomic segment from Pseudoduganella chitinolytica encodes:
- a CDS encoding methyl-accepting chemotaxis protein codes for MHDLHNLRNLRIGTRLALGFAVVLSLLAVMTLAGVLRMQQASHMTEQLVGERTRNERLMAEWTKIIEVNAARASAAFLAPDPAEQKAIEATMAQSSARATEIQDFLGKELAEPDARTAHAAVLAARKAYIATRKSVLTGKATDPETARRLYTTELETRRMAYLDALGALLRNEQEALDDTAGDIQRTYESGRNLLLGLGLVAIVAGVLLAWRITRTITQPLRQAVDVAERVSSGDLTSAIDGEGRDEMGQLMQALKKMNGSLMTIVGQVRNGTETITTASTQIAAGNLDLSARTEQQASSLQQTASSMDELTSTVRFNAENAHKARELARNAAETAVQGGEVVGDVVQTMNAISASSGRIVDIVGVIDSIAFQTNILALNAAVEAARAGEQGRGFAVVASEVRALAQRSATAAKEIAALIGESAQQVQAGSALVGRAGGTMQDVVGAIRQVTDIMDRIADASAQQQSGIEQVNQAITQMDQVTQQNAALVEEAAAAAEAMQEQSSRLADAVAVFRVGVDGGRPTRRRDDRAVAAVPRLTA; via the coding sequence GCAGGCCAGCCACATGACGGAACAGCTGGTGGGCGAGCGAACCCGCAACGAACGCCTGATGGCCGAGTGGACCAAGATCATCGAGGTCAACGCGGCGCGCGCCAGCGCCGCGTTCCTGGCGCCCGATCCCGCCGAACAGAAGGCCATCGAAGCGACGATGGCACAGTCCTCCGCCCGCGCGACCGAAATCCAGGACTTCCTCGGCAAGGAGCTGGCCGAACCGGACGCCCGCACCGCCCATGCCGCCGTGCTGGCGGCGCGCAAGGCCTACATCGCCACCCGCAAGTCGGTCCTGACGGGCAAGGCCACGGACCCGGAGACGGCCCGCCGCCTCTACACGACGGAACTGGAAACGCGCCGCATGGCCTACCTGGACGCGTTGGGCGCGCTGCTGCGCAACGAACAGGAGGCCCTGGACGATACCGCCGGCGACATCCAGCGCACGTACGAGAGCGGGCGCAATCTGCTGCTCGGATTGGGCCTGGTGGCCATCGTGGCCGGCGTGCTGCTGGCCTGGCGCATCACGCGCACGATCACGCAACCGCTGCGCCAGGCCGTTGACGTGGCCGAGCGGGTCTCGTCGGGCGACCTGACCAGCGCCATCGACGGCGAAGGACGGGACGAGATGGGCCAGCTGATGCAGGCGCTGAAGAAGATGAACGGCAGCCTGATGACGATCGTGGGCCAGGTGCGCAACGGCACCGAGACCATCACGACGGCATCGACGCAAATCGCGGCCGGCAACCTGGACCTGTCGGCCCGCACGGAGCAGCAGGCCAGCTCGCTGCAGCAAACGGCGTCGTCGATGGACGAGCTGACCTCCACCGTGCGCTTCAACGCCGAGAACGCGCACAAGGCGCGCGAGCTGGCGCGCAACGCCGCCGAGACGGCGGTGCAGGGCGGCGAGGTCGTCGGCGACGTGGTGCAGACGATGAATGCGATCAGTGCGTCGTCCGGAAGGATCGTCGACATCGTGGGCGTCATCGACAGCATCGCGTTCCAGACCAATATCCTCGCGTTGAACGCGGCCGTGGAAGCGGCGCGCGCGGGCGAACAGGGGCGCGGCTTCGCGGTGGTGGCCTCCGAAGTGCGTGCGCTGGCGCAGCGCTCGGCCACCGCGGCGAAAGAGATCGCCGCGCTGATCGGGGAATCGGCGCAGCAGGTGCAGGCCGGCAGCGCGCTGGTGGGGCGAGCCGGCGGCACGATGCAGGACGTGGTCGGCGCGATCCGGCAGGTGACCGACATCATGGACCGCATCGCCGATGCCAGCGCGCAGCAGCAGAGCGGCATCGAGCAGGTCAACCAGGCCATCACGCAGATGGACCAGGTGACGCAGCAGAATGCCGCGCTGGTGGAGGAAGCGGCCGCCGCGGCCGAGGCGATGCAGGAACAGTCGTCACGCCTGGCCGATGCGGTAGCCGTGTTCCGGGTCGGCGTCGATGGCGGCCGGCCCACGCGGCGGCGCGACGATCGCGCCGTGGCGGCGGTGCCGAGGCTGACGGCATAA
- a CDS encoding tRNA-uridine aminocarboxypropyltransferase: protein MNPKRPTCPACLRPLATCICRWIAPTPSRAGVLLLQHPLEAHNAKNSARLLHLSLPGSMLAVGESFADEALQALLAGPRRPVLLYPDTPGDASLGIVPPPPFDPAWAGDPAELLLVVLDATWRKSRKMLYLNPALQALPRLALRDVPPSHYRIRKAHAPGQLSTLEATVHALAQLENDEARYAPLLDAFDGFVGQQLALAARA, encoded by the coding sequence ATGAACCCGAAACGCCCGACGTGCCCCGCCTGCCTGCGCCCGCTCGCCACCTGCATCTGCCGCTGGATCGCGCCGACGCCGTCGCGCGCCGGCGTCCTGCTGCTGCAGCACCCGCTGGAAGCGCACAACGCCAAGAACAGCGCGCGCCTGCTGCACCTGTCGCTGCCGGGCAGCATGTTGGCAGTGGGCGAGTCCTTCGCTGACGAGGCGTTGCAGGCGCTGCTGGCCGGGCCGCGCCGCCCCGTGCTGCTGTATCCCGACACGCCGGGCGATGCCTCGCTGGGCATCGTCCCGCCGCCGCCGTTCGATCCCGCATGGGCCGGCGATCCGGCCGAATTGCTGCTGGTGGTGCTGGACGCTACGTGGCGCAAGAGCCGCAAGATGCTGTACCTGAACCCGGCGCTGCAGGCCTTGCCGCGCCTGGCCTTGCGCGACGTGCCGCCGTCGCATTACCGCATCCGCAAGGCGCACGCGCCCGGGCAGTTGTCGACCTTGGAAGCCACCGTGCACGCGCTGGCGCAACTGGAGAACGACGAGGCGCGCTACGCGCCGCTGCTGGACGCGTTCGACGGCTTCGTCGGCCAGCAACTGGCGCTGGCCGCGCGCGCCTAG